Part of the Imperialibacter roseus genome, CATCTTTCTTCACAGTGCCGCCCGCCAAACCTGAAGCAAGCGTTTGGTCTCTTAGCGGGGGTCTCACTCTGCTGAACAGGTAGCGATACACCGGCTGGTTGCTATTTTTTCTGTGCAGGTCAAACCACTTCCAGGTACTGTAGGAAATGAATCTGTCAGATGCCAGGGCTGTGGCCGAAAGTTCGATCTCTTTTTCTGAGCCATGAGGATACAGCTTGAGTACTTCGCTGTGGGTGTCAGGATAGGCCTCTTTCACCTTTGCCACATAGCTTTCTTCGTTGTAGGGCTTGCCTTGCATAAAGGCCATGCCAGGGATTTCTGCAGAATTCCAGCCCAGCAATAAAGGCACCATGGCCTGCTCCTTGGCATTGAAAATCTGAGGGATGGTTTTAGGATAAAAATACCCATCAATGACTGTCGGGAACCCAAAACGTCTGGATGCCTGGTAAATCTCATATACTTCTTTGGTGCTAAGAGCTCTCAGTTCTTTCAGTGTTGGGTAACCAGCTTTTTGCGCAAACTCAAGTCCTGTTTTTTCAGCCTCAGCCAATGGCACAGGAGCCAGGGTTGGATTGATAGCAGCGCCGCTTTCGCCTATGGCACCGGCAATCAGGTTTTTGGAGAGGGGAGAGGCCATTTGTGCACTCACCGAAATAGAACCTGCTGACTCACCTGCAATAGTTACCTTCTTAGGGTCGCCACCAAAAGCAGCAATATTTTTCTGTACCCATTTGAGGGCAGCATTTTGGTCAAGCAGCCCGTAGTTGCCAGAGCCTTTGTAAGGCGACTCAGCGCTCAGTTCGGGGTGAGCAAAGAAGCCAAAGATGGCCAGGCGGTAGTTAACGGTAACTACTACGATGCCCTTCTTGGCCATGCTGGCTCCATCGTAGCGTGGCTCAGAGCCATCGCCAGCTACAAAGCCGCCGCCGTAGAAATAAACAAGGACGGGGAGGCCGGTTTCTTTGGCTTTAGCGGGTGACCACACGTTCAGGTAAAGGCAGTCTTCGCTGATACCGTCGGAACGGAAGTTCATGTCGCCGAACACCGCTGCCTGCACGGCACGTGGGCCAAATTTCTTGGTTTGCTTCACACCACTCCAGTTGTCAACAGGCTGCGGCGCTTTCCACCTCAGGTCGCCAACAGGTGGTTTGGCAAAGGGGATGCCGAAGTACATTGATAAGCTGGTAGTCACATCGTAGTTGCCTTCGATGGTGCCATTTTCAGTTTTTGCTTGTACGGGAAAACTATTGTTTTTCTGTGCCATGGTTGTAGCGCTGATCAAACATAGCCACCCCATGAGCAAGGTGAGTTTTTTCATATGTTAGTAGGTGTTTTATTATTGTCTCAATTTGTAACAATAATAAAAGAACTTTTGGATAACTCCTATTAATTGTCAATTATTGGGAGTGATGAATCAGCGTTGTGGTCCTGTGGTGCACACGGCGAGGGCTGCAGCCGGGCTGGTGGCACGCATTTTACACTCTCAATGCTCAAATGAATCCAAAGGAATTCCTTCCTCATATTGCTTACGACTCGGTGATCTTCGGTTTCTCTGGCGACAAGCTGAAAATCCTGATCATGGAGTATCACAATACCAGGCTGTTTGCACTGCCAGGGGGCTTTGTGAGAACCAATGAGGCGCTGAATGATGCAGTGCGAAGAGGGCTCAAGGAGCGGACCGGACTAGACGACATTTTTCTGGAACAGTTCTACACCTTTGGCGACATGGCTCGCTTCAAACCGGAGGTGATGAAAACGATCATGCAAGGCCTCAACGACAAGGTGCCCGACAACCACTGGCTGCTCGACCGTTTCATTTCGGTGGCCTACTACGCACTCATCGACTACAAGCAGGTGGTGCCCCGGCCGGACGCCATTTCAGATTCTTGTACATGGTATGACGTAGACAATTTGCCTGTGCTGATACTCGATCATCAAAAAATTGTCGACAAAGCACTTCAAACACTCAGGCAAAACCTCGACCACAAGCTGACCAACCTGCTACCCGAGAAATTCACCATGAAAGAGCTACAGTCGGTGTATGAGGCCATTCTTGGAGAAAAGTTGCGCCGCACTACTTTCCAGCGGAAGTTGCTGGCGTCGGACCTGCTGGTACGCCATGAGAAGCTGTACAATGGAGGAGCACACAAAGCGCCGTTTCTTTATTCGTTTGCAAGGAGTGAGGATTTGGAGGGTTGAGGAATTGGGTATTGGACAACGATGTACCAAATACCCATTATTCGCAGCAAAGATGGGATGACATGCGTCGGTACGGCAAGAGGGCAAAAGGGAGGGGCCGTCAGACGCCAATCAGCGTCCCAGACGTCTGACGGTTTCCTTCGCTGATAGCCAATGCTACCGTGCCGACGCCTTCTTCGTGCGGTCTTCCGTCTTCGGTCTTCCGACCTTTCCGTTCTTAAAGCGTTTCGCCAACAAATTCCACAAACCTTTCCACTTCCGCTTTCGAGTTGTAGATATGCGTCGATACCCGGATGGCGTCGAGATGGCTTTCGGGCACGACTCGTAGACGGAAGCCTGCTTTGGCACCCAGGCTATTGAACTCCCTGTAGCCAATGTTTTTCGGTTTGAATGTAACCATACAGATCCTCGACTGCTTTTCGGCAGGGGTAAGGATGTCGAGCTTTGTTTTGAGTCCCGAAAGCCCTTCGAAAAGAAGGCTCGACAATTCCCGTACCCTTTCCTCTATTTTTTGTTTGCCTACCGACATGTGGAAATCGGCTGAAGCTGCAGCACCCATGTACATAGGTGTACTTTGGGAACCGTAGTCGTAGCGATGGGCAGTGGGAACATAGGTCGCCATACTGGGCGGGTTACTGTACAAATCCCAGCCGGTGTCGGAATAGGCCCCGACTTGATAGACTTGTAAAGTGTCGAGCAATTCTTCCCTTACATAAAGAAATCCGGTGCCATTCGGTCCAAGCATCCATTTGTGGCAGGAAGTGGCATAAAAATCGCAGCCGAACTCCTTCAGGTTCAGGTTGAAAGTACCTGCACCATGCGCTCCGTCAATAGCCGTGAAAATGCTTTTGCTTCGGGCCCAGGCAGCAATCTCTTTGATGGGCAGCACAAGGCCGGTGGTGCAAGTAATATGGGGGACGGCAATAACCCTGGTTTTGGTTGTCACCAATGCTTTTATTTTACTTAAGTTTTCGTCCGCCGTGAGCCCCGGTTCGAATGGCTTAAGTACAATACCATGCAGTTTGGCCCGGTTGAGCCAGGGGAGTGCGTTACCCACATGCTCGTGCAGGGTGACGATGACTTCATCTCCTGCTTTGAGCGGCAATCCCCAGGTAACGATGTTGATTCCTTCGGTGGTGTTGTGTGTCAGGCTGAGCTCTTCCGTTTTTACGCCGGCATAGGCTGCCAGTACTTCTCTTGCTCTGTCGGTATGGCCGTACTCGCCGGTACCATTGGTTTCATCGAGGTATTTTTTAATGGTGTCAAGTACCGGAGTTGGCGAGGGGCCAAAGGTGCCATTGTTGAAATACACCCGCTTGTCTTGTAGCGGAAAGGCTTTTCTCAACTCGGCCCAGTAGGCCTCGCCGTCTGCTGTTGGGAATTGGAAGGAAGCTGGTACAGTTGATAGAAATGGTATGGCGGAGATACCGATGGCACTTTTGGAGGCTTGTTGAAGAAAGCTGCGTCTATTACTCATAACCCCTAAGTTGTATTCCTTATTTAAAACAGACAAGGCTTTATTTTTATAAGGCCTGGTTGGAAGGGCGATAAAACCGCCAGTCTCATTCCTACCCGTTGCAAACGGGTAGGATGGGTTTTAATCCACAAAAGTCTCCTTTAATACCCTTTTTACCTCAGTAATTTCATGTGAAGCCAATTTGCCCAGCAACCGAATGACCCGCTGCTTGTCAATAGTTCTTATCTGATCCAGTACAATCCACCCCTCAGTTTTATCATGATTGACCCGCACCCTCGTTGGGTAGTTTTTTGATGTTGAGGTCATCGGCGCAATTGTTACAGTGCGAATGTTGAAATTTAGTTCATTAGGCGATATGATGACGCAAGGCCTTGTTTTTTTGATTTCACTTCCCACCGTAGGATCAAGGTTGACGAGAACGATGCTGTATTGACTTAATTCCATTCGTCGAAGTCTTCTTCAGCCAATACATCGTCGATCAAAAGCTTGTCATCTCCCTCTTTCGCCATTTCTTTAAAGGCGTTGTCCCAACCTTTTCTCGGTTGCTGAATAGGCCGTAGCACAATCTGATCCTTTTCAAATATCAACTCCACTTCATCAGTAATGTGGTATTGTTCGAGCACTTGTTTGCTTAGCCTGAGCCCTTTTGAGTTACCTATTTGAATAATAGATGTCTTCATAATGATGTTATGTAATTACAAAGTTATTACATTCCTTGAGAACATTCAAATGATATCCGACCAGGATTGAAAAGGCGATAAAATCGCCAATCTCATTCCTACCTGTTGCAAACGGGTAGGATGGAGGGTAAGTGGCCTATCCGGTTATTTATTCTCAAACGATTTATCAGGATACGCTGGCACTGGTGGCACCGGCCTTGGGTCTTCTTCGATCTTCTTTTGTAAAAACTCGATGGCAGCCTTCAGCTGAGCATCTTCCCCTTCGAAGGTCGCATGAGGCAGGTTGTCGACCACAATATCTGGCTCGAACCCATGGCCTTCCACCAGCCACTTGCATTCTGGCCCATAAACACCCATCATGGGAGCCCTGGCAATGCCACCATCGCTCAAAGTATTGACACCGCTCAGCCAAATCTCACCTCCCCAGGTGCGGGTGCCAATGGCTGTGCCCAGCTCCAGCCTTTTGAAACCATCGGCAAAGGATTCGCCATCCGACGCCGTGTTTTGGTCTACCAGAATCACGATATGCCCTCTGAAAGCGTACTGCATGTTCCAGTACGGTTTGCCGGAGCGGCTTTTCCAGTACATCCACGCCTTTCTCAATAGCTTCTCCAGCACAAAGCTTTCGATATTGCCGCCCCGGTTGTGGCGCACATCTATGATCAGGCCCTGTCTGTCAAATACCGGATAGAACTCCCGGTACCACTGCTCAAGATCGTTGCTGCCCATAGCTTGCAGGTGAACATAACCCACACTGTTCGCTGTGGCTTTGTCTACCTCCAGCCTTCTGGAATATTCCCAGTCCCTGTAACGCAAGCTGTAAGGGTTGCTCATAGGCACCACTATCACATCCTTTTCAACGGAGCCACGTTTTACGCTCATTCTGACCTGCTTACCGGCCTGGTTGCGGATCAATTCTCCAATGTCCACAGCACTCAAAGCTGCCTTCCCATTCACACTGGTAATGACGTCCCCCACTTTGATGTCCAGATAGGGGTCGTCCAGTGGCGACTTTTCATCAGGATAGTCTGGATCAGCTTTATAAATGTAGTCGATGCTGTAGCCTCCTTTGCTGTCGTCTCTCGAACAGATGGCACCAAGGCTGGCCACCACTATGTTGAGCTCGTCTTCTCTCGTGTCGCCGCCTCTCACGCTGGTGTGCAGGGCAGAAAGCTCACCAACGAACCGACCGATGAGATCCGAAAGCTCTTCTCTTGTCGTTACCCGATCCACCAAAGGCAGGTATTTGGCATGCATAGCATCCCAGTTGACACCGTGCATGTTTTTGTCGTAGAAGTAGTCCCTTTCCATGCGCCAGGCATCAGTAAAGATCTGCTCCCAGTCTTCTTTAGGTGTAATGGCAAACTTCCAGCCGCTGAGGTCGATCTTCTTATCGTTCAAGTCAGCCACCTTACTGGTGCCCGCTTCAACCATGTAGTAATTCCTTTGT contains:
- a CDS encoding carboxylesterase/lipase family protein — its product is MKKLTLLMGWLCLISATTMAQKNNSFPVQAKTENGTIEGNYDVTTSLSMYFGIPFAKPPVGDLRWKAPQPVDNWSGVKQTKKFGPRAVQAAVFGDMNFRSDGISEDCLYLNVWSPAKAKETGLPVLVYFYGGGFVAGDGSEPRYDGASMAKKGIVVVTVNYRLAIFGFFAHPELSAESPYKGSGNYGLLDQNAALKWVQKNIAAFGGDPKKVTIAGESAGSISVSAQMASPLSKNLIAGAIGESGAAINPTLAPVPLAEAEKTGLEFAQKAGYPTLKELRALSTKEVYEIYQASRRFGFPTVIDGYFYPKTIPQIFNAKEQAMVPLLLGWNSAEIPGMAFMQGKPYNEESYVAKVKEAYPDTHSEVLKLYPHGSEKEIELSATALASDRFISYSTWKWFDLHRKNSNQPVYRYLFSRVRPPLRDQTLASGLAGGTVKKDENAPKMPEPVGASHASEIEYCMGNLYLVDDYAWTPDDFKVSETMENFFANFIKTGNPNGEGVPNWPAAEAKDTTPPVMIIDVESKAVDAKDDARYVFLDKAYKN
- a CDS encoding NUDIX hydrolase — translated: MNPKEFLPHIAYDSVIFGFSGDKLKILIMEYHNTRLFALPGGFVRTNEALNDAVRRGLKERTGLDDIFLEQFYTFGDMARFKPEVMKTIMQGLNDKVPDNHWLLDRFISVAYYALIDYKQVVPRPDAISDSCTWYDVDNLPVLILDHQKIVDKALQTLRQNLDHKLTNLLPEKFTMKELQSVYEAILGEKLRRTTFQRKLLASDLLVRHEKLYNGGAHKAPFLYSFARSEDLEG
- a CDS encoding aminotransferase class V-fold PLP-dependent enzyme; protein product: MSNRRSFLQQASKSAIGISAIPFLSTVPASFQFPTADGEAYWAELRKAFPLQDKRVYFNNGTFGPSPTPVLDTIKKYLDETNGTGEYGHTDRAREVLAAYAGVKTEELSLTHNTTEGINIVTWGLPLKAGDEVIVTLHEHVGNALPWLNRAKLHGIVLKPFEPGLTADENLSKIKALVTTKTRVIAVPHITCTTGLVLPIKEIAAWARSKSIFTAIDGAHGAGTFNLNLKEFGCDFYATSCHKWMLGPNGTGFLYVREELLDTLQVYQVGAYSDTGWDLYSNPPSMATYVPTAHRYDYGSQSTPMYMGAAASADFHMSVGKQKIEERVRELSSLLFEGLSGLKTKLDILTPAEKQSRICMVTFKPKNIGYREFNSLGAKAGFRLRVVPESHLDAIRVSTHIYNSKAEVERFVEFVGETL
- a CDS encoding type II toxin-antitoxin system PemK/MazF family toxin; the protein is MELSQYSIVLVNLDPTVGSEIKKTRPCVIISPNELNFNIRTVTIAPMTSTSKNYPTRVRVNHDKTEGWIVLDQIRTIDKQRVIRLLGKLASHEITEVKRVLKETFVD
- a CDS encoding AbrB/MazE/SpoVT family DNA-binding domain-containing protein, which translates into the protein MKTSIIQIGNSKGLRLSKQVLEQYHITDEVELIFEKDQIVLRPIQQPRKGWDNAFKEMAKEGDDKLLIDDVLAEEDFDEWN